Proteins from a single region of Peromyscus eremicus chromosome 9, PerEre_H2_v1, whole genome shotgun sequence:
- the LOC131919648 gene encoding disks large homolog 5-like isoform X3: MTAQRNDLRDRLILVTEGSLDNKPYHRPNPFWEKLKMEHQQVMSHLQKFENENLEASQKLSELTKEKVFLCDLQSRLLMEQSQLKKKLDMLRQQKENLLEDWVVLKHHLGDLQVLSKDQEEISDLQNQQQQEQQKMEESLQSLLKQRELVTQQKHLAIKLQHHLSVSQMRSENLQHELEQSTAQDESLLPTELLQQEH, encoded by the exons ATGACCGCCCAACGGAATGATCTGAGAGATCGCCTCATCTTAGTAACCGAAGGATCCTTGGACAACAA GCCCTACCACAGGCCAAATCCTTTCtgggaaaagctcaagatggaacatcagcaggtcatgtcacacctGCAGAAGTTTGAGAATGAGAATTTGGAGGCCTCACAGAAGCTCAGTGAGCTGACCAAAGAGAAAGTCTTCCTTTG TGATCTGCAGAGTCGGCTCCTGATGGAGCAGAGTCAGCTCAAAAAGAAATTGGATATGCTGAGGCAACAGAAGGAGAACCTACTGGAGGATTGGGTCGTGCTGAAGCACCACTTGGGTGACTTGCAAGTGCTCAGTAAGGATCAAGAAGAGATCAGTGACCTCCAGAACCAGCAGCAGCAG GAGCAGCAAAAAATGGAAGAGAGTCTCCAGAGCTTGCTGAAGCAGAGGGAGCTTGTCACACAGCAAAAACACCTGGCAATAAAGCTGCAGCATCATTTGTCTGTCTCCCAGATGAG GTCAGAAAATCTCCAACATGAGCTGGAACAATCCACAGCtcaggatgagagcctcctgccgacagagctgctgcagcaggagcactAA